In the genome of Paludisphaera rhizosphaerae, one region contains:
- the mscL gene encoding large conductance mechanosensitive channel protein MscL, which yields MPLDTKSTLDHAAGKAWTLFDEFKAFAFKGNVVDLAIGVMIGSAFHKIIDSLVQNLIMPVIAILIPGERPYTHWQFTARGSTVHIGLLLGDIIHFLLMSSILFLFLVKFLGWLIRPKRPDEAIPVLSRQEELLTEIRDLLKAPQQGTP from the coding sequence ATGCCGCTCGACACCAAGTCCACCCTGGACCACGCCGCCGGCAAAGCGTGGACCCTCTTCGACGAGTTCAAGGCGTTCGCCTTCAAGGGGAACGTCGTCGACCTGGCGATCGGGGTCATGATCGGCAGCGCGTTCCACAAAATCATCGATTCCCTGGTCCAGAACCTGATCATGCCCGTGATCGCCATCCTGATCCCGGGCGAGCGGCCTTACACCCACTGGCAGTTCACGGCCCGGGGGAGCACGGTCCATATCGGCTTGCTGCTGGGCGACATCATCCACTTCCTGCTGATGTCCTCGATCCTCTTCCTCTTCCTCGTGAAATTCCTGGGCTGGCTGATCCGCCCCAAGCGACCGGACGAAGCCATCCCCGTCCTGAGCCGTCAGGAGGAACTCCTCACCGAGATCCGCGACCTGCTGAAAGCCCCTCAACAGGGGACGCCCTAG
- a CDS encoding DUF1801 domain-containing protein — MQPTLGAWQQATAFAYIASLPQPQRGIAERVDALAAETPPGLQRSVKWGMSYYGVGDGWCFCCGGFAGHVKLMFINGAALEPVPPVTPVGMGRSTRGVELQSVDDLDERQIAAWMKQVASVPGVGGKKR; from the coding sequence ATTCAACCAACTCTGGGTGCCTGGCAACAGGCCACCGCTTTCGCCTACATCGCCAGCCTGCCGCAACCGCAGCGCGGCATCGCCGAAAGGGTCGACGCCCTGGCGGCCGAGACGCCGCCCGGCTTGCAGCGCTCCGTGAAGTGGGGCATGTCGTACTATGGGGTCGGCGACGGCTGGTGTTTCTGTTGCGGCGGCTTCGCCGGCCACGTCAAACTCATGTTCATCAACGGCGCAGCGCTCGAGCCCGTACCACCGGTGACGCCCGTGGGAATGGGCAGGTCGACGCGGGGCGTGGAGCTCCAATCCGTGGACGACCTCGACGAACGCCAGATCGCGGCGTGGATGAAACAAGTCGCGTCCGTGCCCGGCGTCGGGGGCAAGAAGCGATAA
- a CDS encoding RNA polymerase sigma factor — translation MAIGKKTALAGLGALQEFGAFGGLTDGQLLERFGAGWGAGASTAFEVLVARHGPMVLRVCSSCLDDHHEVQDAFQANTVRHGN, via the coding sequence ATGGCGATCGGGAAGAAAACGGCCCTGGCGGGGCTGGGCGCTCTCCAGGAGTTCGGCGCATTCGGCGGCCTGACCGACGGGCAATTGCTGGAGCGGTTCGGCGCGGGATGGGGGGCCGGCGCTTCGACGGCGTTCGAGGTCCTCGTGGCCCGGCACGGGCCGATGGTCCTCCGGGTCTGCTCCTCGTGTCTGGACGACCACCATGAGGTTCAGGACGCCTTCCAGGCCAATACTGTTCGGCACGGGAATTGA
- a CDS encoding RNA polymerase sigma factor encodes MAYMQVVPNSIAFQATFLVLLKKARRLWVRDSLGPWLHQVAMRTALCARANAARRRKLAQAVADRADAAAGEDRRIGFELEAVLHAEIDRLPERYRAPIVLCDLEGLTCEEAAHRLGRPVGTVKSWRSRGRDRLRSRLLKRGFAPAAFPLLAINGETARAAMALARSLPAEWTSGKVSASVQGLVQGALKSMLVLKLNAAVAPALLLTFVTTGLAAWGFDREAGPKRDENRNQPAAVTPTSAPVPIAPHAVAGEGRPAVEWPLTLREALRIGLESSDRIDSVAVEGSETIVRPRRVGNPLVFKAESEVHVRSIETQYWHLLASRRAAEGWERASELGRELKNREVARVAAGEKDLEGLEQTIRVLDRARTEADGAQRDAKAAEQTLRSLLKTSETDDRRIVPTTPPRTEERKLDWEVALRDMGRNHAGILRAEAVVRGPEARRQVVHEATHALSRIWLELDANYKQLQTASKRREAASAAAQARRAAYEQGQVAGAAYGEAIIQAAEAAALEMQYLATFNTAIANLEEAKGTLLAYQGVRIVDAKPDASQGVPSVASANPHTPEAGPNPPTEIRPSVHPDGRVEPVAIAPELLRGATYSFNVSFGAGPNPYEIRGSFTVTPPAAGR; translated from the coding sequence ATGGCTTATATGCAAGTCGTGCCGAACAGTATTGCCTTCCAGGCCACGTTTCTCGTCTTGTTGAAGAAGGCTCGGCGGCTCTGGGTTCGCGACTCGCTGGGGCCCTGGCTGCATCAGGTCGCCATGCGGACCGCCCTGTGCGCCCGGGCGAACGCCGCGAGACGGAGGAAGCTCGCGCAGGCCGTCGCCGACCGAGCGGACGCCGCGGCGGGCGAGGACCGCCGGATCGGCTTCGAGCTGGAGGCGGTCCTCCACGCCGAGATCGATCGGCTCCCGGAACGCTATCGGGCGCCGATCGTCCTCTGCGACCTGGAAGGGCTCACCTGCGAGGAGGCGGCGCACCGGTTGGGGCGGCCGGTCGGCACGGTCAAGAGCTGGCGCTCGCGAGGCCGCGACCGCCTCCGCTCGCGACTGCTCAAACGGGGCTTCGCACCCGCCGCCTTCCCGCTCCTCGCGATCAACGGCGAAACCGCCCGCGCCGCGATGGCGCTCGCCCGATCTCTCCCCGCCGAGTGGACGTCCGGGAAGGTCTCGGCGTCCGTCCAGGGCCTCGTGCAAGGAGCGCTCAAGTCCATGCTCGTCCTCAAGCTGAACGCCGCCGTCGCCCCAGCCCTTTTGCTGACGTTCGTCACCACCGGCCTCGCCGCCTGGGGCTTCGATCGAGAGGCCGGGCCGAAACGCGACGAGAACCGGAACCAACCGGCGGCCGTCACTCCGACGTCGGCCCCCGTCCCGATCGCTCCTCATGCCGTGGCCGGCGAGGGCCGTCCGGCCGTCGAATGGCCGCTCACCCTGCGGGAGGCCCTCCGGATCGGGCTCGAAAGCTCCGACCGAATCGACTCGGTCGCCGTCGAGGGGTCCGAGACGATCGTCAGGCCCCGTCGCGTCGGCAATCCCCTGGTCTTCAAGGCTGAGTCCGAGGTTCACGTGAGGAGTATCGAGACCCAGTACTGGCATCTTCTGGCCTCTCGTCGGGCGGCCGAAGGCTGGGAACGGGCCTCGGAGCTCGGCCGAGAACTGAAGAATCGCGAGGTCGCCAGGGTCGCCGCCGGCGAGAAGGATCTCGAAGGGCTGGAGCAGACGATCCGCGTCCTGGATCGAGCACGAACCGAGGCCGACGGCGCCCAGCGAGACGCGAAGGCCGCCGAGCAGACGCTCCGCAGCCTCCTCAAGACGTCGGAGACCGACGACAGGCGGATCGTCCCCACCACGCCCCCGAGGACGGAGGAACGGAAGCTGGATTGGGAGGTCGCCCTGCGGGACATGGGCCGCAACCACGCCGGAATCCTGCGGGCCGAGGCCGTGGTCAGGGGGCCGGAGGCACGGCGTCAGGTCGTCCACGAAGCGACGCACGCGCTGAGCCGAATCTGGTTGGAGCTGGATGCCAATTACAAACAACTTCAAACGGCCTCGAAACGCCGCGAGGCCGCGTCCGCCGCCGCACAAGCCCGGCGCGCCGCGTATGAGCAGGGGCAGGTCGCCGGCGCGGCTTACGGCGAGGCGATCATCCAGGCCGCCGAAGCCGCCGCCCTGGAGATGCAGTACCTGGCCACGTTCAACACCGCGATCGCGAATCTTGAAGAGGCCAAGGGGACCCTCCTGGCGTATCAAGGGGTCCGGATCGTGGACGCGAAGCCCGACGCTTCGCAGGGTGTCCCGTCCGTCGCCTCCGCCAACCCTCACACGCCCGAGGCCGGGCCGAATCCCCCGACTGAGATTCGCCCGAGCGTCCACCCCGATGGCCGCGTCGAGCCCGTGGCGATCGCGCCGGAACTCCTCCGGGGCGCGACGTACTCCTTCAACGTTTCCTTCGGCGCCGGCCCGAACCCCTATGAAATCCGGGGCTCGTTCACGGTCACGCCACCGGCCGCAGGCCGCTGA
- a CDS encoding DUF1801 domain-containing protein has product MPARKADETSKSAVRKTAERTKAQGEAATTLPEAMTGRASPAKAAVGDKPVFAYIASLPQPQRGIAERVDALAAETLPGLQRSVKWGMSYYGVGDGWCFCCGGFAGHVKLMFINGAALEPVPPVTPVGMGRSTRGVELQSVDDLDERQIAAWMKQVASVPGVGGKKR; this is encoded by the coding sequence ATGCCCGCCCGCAAGGCCGACGAGACTTCCAAATCCGCAGTCCGGAAAACGGCGGAACGCACGAAAGCGCAAGGCGAAGCCGCCACGACGCTGCCGGAAGCCATGACCGGCAGGGCAAGCCCCGCCAAGGCTGCGGTCGGCGACAAGCCGGTCTTCGCCTACATCGCCAGCCTGCCGCAACCGCAGCGCGGCATCGCCGAAAGGGTCGACGCCCTGGCGGCCGAGACGCTGCCCGGCTTGCAGCGCTCCGTGAAGTGGGGCATGTCGTACTATGGGGTCGGCGACGGCTGGTGTTTCTGTTGCGGCGGCTTCGCCGGCCACGTCAAACTCATGTTCATCAACGGCGCAGCGCTCGAGCCCGTACCGCCGGTGACGCCCGTGGGAATGGGCAGGTCGACGCGGGGCGTGGAGCTCCAATCCGTGGACGACCTTGACGAACGCCAGATCGCGGCGTGGATGAAACAAGTCGCGTCCGTGCCCGGCGTCGGGGGCAAGAAGCGATAA
- a CDS encoding DEAD/DEAH box helicase: MTLEIPTREELYVRYVDQLPYTPYPVQDLALAAWFESEEGVLVCAPTGTGKTLIAEAALFEALHTGKVAYYTTPLIALTEQKFQEMQDRAVEWGFRREDVGLVTGSRKVNPDASVLIVVAEILLNRLLNRADFSNVTACVMDEFHNFAEIDRGIVWELSLGMLPKHVRLLLLSATVGNAGEFVGWLATQHDRKIRVVEGTERKVPLTYEWVPDKFLNEHLVVMAGGDEEGPRTPALVFCFDREECWSVAENVMGKDLNLSDEQKKELHDRVNAIDFSQGAGPKLKRLLHRGVGVHHAGLLPKYRLAVEDLFQRKLLPVVVCTETLAAGINLPARSVVLSSLVKGPFGEKKLIYSSIAHQIFGRAGRPQFDDRGFVYALAHPDDVDIARWKVKYDAIPEDTRDPGLQKAKKALKKKKPKRRETEQYWVEGHFNQLQSAPPGKLYSKGPLPWRLLAYLLEVSPEVEGIRVAVRKRLMDDPRIAAGEKALDRMLLALQAGGFVTLSPEPPPPPEDGQPPTPYTPTLAQPTPALGKLLAFRSIHPLYGAFLTEMLIEADAEERIQAMESALEMPGPVRKRLRVPLKMLESGALATSKLDAELIQRGLMIAKVEKEEEEEDDDDAWEERPPSFADKLRSYFDHVYPEVTDVRTHPLWCAGELIEFGGNFNKFVTSLDLTKQEGIVFRHVQRMIMLCGEFERALALEVDADANPANLAWRAELHELATKLTESCRVVDPTSTDHLIERIAEPDMIDAEAAKLAGGAT, translated from the coding sequence ATGACGTTGGAGATTCCGACGCGCGAAGAGTTGTACGTGCGGTATGTGGACCAGTTGCCCTACACGCCCTACCCCGTCCAGGACCTTGCGCTGGCGGCCTGGTTCGAGTCCGAGGAAGGCGTCCTCGTCTGCGCGCCGACGGGTACGGGCAAGACCCTGATCGCCGAGGCGGCCCTCTTCGAGGCGCTCCATACGGGGAAGGTCGCCTACTACACGACGCCCCTGATCGCGCTGACGGAGCAGAAATTCCAGGAGATGCAGGATCGCGCGGTCGAGTGGGGGTTCCGTCGCGAGGACGTGGGGCTGGTCACCGGCAGTCGCAAGGTCAACCCGGACGCCTCGGTGCTCATCGTCGTGGCGGAGATCCTCCTGAACCGGCTGCTCAACCGGGCCGACTTCTCCAACGTGACGGCCTGCGTCATGGACGAGTTCCACAACTTCGCCGAGATCGATCGCGGGATCGTCTGGGAGCTGTCGCTCGGCATGCTCCCCAAGCACGTCCGCCTGCTGCTGCTCTCGGCGACGGTCGGAAATGCGGGCGAGTTCGTCGGCTGGCTGGCGACCCAACACGACCGCAAGATCAGGGTGGTGGAGGGCACAGAGCGTAAAGTGCCGCTGACCTACGAGTGGGTCCCCGACAAGTTCCTCAACGAGCACCTCGTCGTGATGGCGGGGGGCGACGAGGAAGGCCCCCGGACGCCCGCCCTGGTCTTCTGCTTCGACCGCGAGGAGTGCTGGAGCGTCGCCGAGAACGTCATGGGCAAGGACCTCAACCTGTCCGACGAGCAGAAGAAGGAACTCCACGACCGGGTCAACGCGATCGACTTCAGCCAGGGGGCCGGCCCCAAGCTCAAGCGACTGCTCCACCGAGGCGTCGGAGTCCACCACGCCGGGCTGCTGCCGAAGTATCGCCTGGCCGTCGAGGACCTCTTCCAGCGCAAGCTTCTCCCCGTGGTCGTCTGCACCGAGACCCTGGCGGCCGGCATCAACCTTCCGGCGCGTTCGGTGGTGCTCTCGTCGCTGGTGAAGGGCCCCTTCGGCGAGAAGAAGCTGATCTACTCCAGCATCGCCCACCAGATCTTCGGCCGGGCCGGCCGGCCGCAGTTCGACGACCGAGGGTTCGTCTACGCCCTGGCCCACCCCGACGACGTCGACATCGCGCGGTGGAAGGTGAAGTACGACGCCATCCCCGAGGACACTCGCGACCCGGGCCTGCAGAAGGCGAAGAAGGCCCTCAAGAAGAAGAAGCCGAAGCGCCGCGAGACCGAGCAATACTGGGTCGAGGGGCACTTCAACCAGCTCCAGTCCGCCCCGCCGGGCAAGCTCTACAGCAAGGGGCCGCTCCCCTGGCGGCTGCTGGCGTATTTGCTCGAAGTCTCGCCGGAAGTGGAAGGCATCCGCGTCGCGGTCCGCAAGCGGCTGATGGACGACCCGCGGATCGCCGCGGGCGAGAAGGCGCTCGACCGGATGCTGCTGGCGCTACAGGCCGGCGGGTTCGTGACCCTGAGCCCCGAGCCGCCCCCCCCGCCGGAGGACGGCCAGCCCCCGACCCCCTACACGCCGACCCTGGCCCAGCCGACCCCCGCGCTGGGGAAACTGCTGGCCTTCCGGAGCATCCATCCCCTCTACGGCGCCTTCCTGACCGAGATGCTGATCGAGGCCGACGCCGAGGAGCGCATCCAGGCGATGGAGAGCGCTCTGGAGATGCCCGGCCCGGTCCGGAAGCGTCTCCGAGTCCCGCTCAAGATGCTGGAGTCGGGCGCCCTCGCCACCTCGAAGCTCGACGCCGAGCTGATCCAGCGCGGGCTCATGATCGCGAAGGTCGAGAAAGAAGAGGAGGAAGAGGACGACGACGACGCCTGGGAAGAGCGGCCGCCGAGCTTCGCGGACAAGCTCCGGTCGTACTTCGACCACGTCTACCCCGAGGTCACCGACGTCCGCACGCACCCGCTCTGGTGCGCCGGCGAGCTGATCGAGTTCGGCGGCAACTTCAACAAGTTCGTGACGAGCCTCGACCTGACCAAGCAGGAGGGGATCGTCTTCCGCCACGTCCAGCGGATGATCATGCTCTGCGGCGAGTTTGAAAGGGCCCTCGCCCTCGAAGTCGACGCCGACGCCAACCCCGCCAACCTCGCCTGGCGGGCCGAGCTGCACGAACTGGCCACGAAGCTGACCGAGAGCTGCCGGGTCGTCGACCCCACCAGCACCGATCACCTCATCGAGCGGATCGCCGAGCCCGACATGATCGACGCCGAAGCCGCGAAGCTCGCCGGCGGGGCGACCTGA
- a CDS encoding class I SAM-dependent methyltransferase, with protein sequence MVRPEHDQYQQAAREIAPTLQGGSQVLEVAPGPGYFAIALAELGSFRIVGLDISRSFVEIAAANAEKAGVDVEFRQGDASAAPFEDDSFDLIYCRAAFKNFSDPVGVLKEMHRMLKPGGRAVISDLRKDASAADIQAAVEGMHLGAINSVLTQWIFRHSLLKRAYLPDDPRRMASQTPFGSCEIEPESIGMKVSFRK encoded by the coding sequence GTGGTACGCCCGGAACACGATCAGTACCAGCAGGCGGCTCGTGAGATCGCCCCCACGCTCCAGGGCGGCAGCCAGGTCCTCGAAGTGGCCCCCGGGCCGGGGTACTTCGCCATCGCCCTGGCCGAGTTGGGCTCGTTCCGCATCGTCGGCCTGGACATCAGCCGCTCGTTCGTCGAGATCGCCGCCGCCAATGCGGAGAAGGCGGGCGTCGATGTCGAGTTCCGGCAGGGCGACGCCTCGGCGGCCCCGTTCGAGGATGATTCGTTCGACCTCATCTACTGCCGAGCGGCCTTCAAGAACTTCTCGGATCCGGTCGGCGTGCTCAAGGAGATGCACCGCATGCTGAAGCCGGGCGGGAGGGCGGTCATCTCCGACCTGCGGAAGGACGCCTCCGCCGCCGACATCCAGGCCGCCGTCGAAGGGATGCACCTGGGAGCGATCAACTCCGTGCTGACCCAGTGGATCTTCCGGCATTCTCTGCTCAAGCGAGCCTACCTGCCCGACGACCCCCGACGCATGGCCTCGCAAACTCCCTTCGGCTCTTGCGAAATCGAGCCGGAATCCATCGGCATGAAGGTCTCGTTCCGCAAGTGA
- a CDS encoding efflux RND transporter periplasmic adaptor subunit, whose product MPDKQPGRVLKDIESLFGGGIVAGKDDDQLLERFASRRDEAAFDAIVAAHGPMVLAVCRRVLANPSDVEDAFQATFLVLARKARSIRAGTSLGGWLRRVAHRVAVEVNRDAIRRRVREATAAALSSADRHGHVPDDFRPALHEEIGRLPERLRRPVVLCYLEGMTQEDAAAELRWSGATLRRRLAAARERLRSRLERRGLSPSSSPLAAPLADHVTTVVPQALARATTRAASALILGRTATAPVALMLSRRVLRILLMTQLKAIAKIVPTSVAAACFATGLVAALHGGADAPGIKRAQAAARNLTVAEVRSKAVTLTQSFACQIHANRHIGFRSLEDGDLREIRVKEGQKVKQGELMFKLDPAPFQARLDTASADVKLAQAELDKVKKLFENKAAAEAEVRTSETKLAEAEAREKSAKADLEYTDLKAPFEGVIGRLDREKLGPVREGEPLTTLTDNTVMWVYFNLPEELYRQYMADRDRNRLKPSFELMPAGEKKFPQAGKLGAIEPEAAKKTGPIAFRVDFPNPDGTLHHGQTGTILYSRVEDDAIVVPRRATLEVSGKRYVYVVAKDGVAHRREITVRAEVDDLFVIKDGVAVGESIVVDGVKQVHDGEKVK is encoded by the coding sequence ATGCCGGACAAACAACCTGGGCGAGTCCTCAAGGACATCGAATCGCTGTTCGGCGGGGGGATCGTCGCGGGGAAGGACGACGATCAGCTCCTGGAGCGGTTCGCGTCGCGACGCGACGAGGCGGCTTTCGACGCCATCGTGGCGGCGCACGGCCCGATGGTCCTGGCCGTCTGCCGACGCGTCCTGGCCAACCCCAGCGACGTCGAGGACGCCTTCCAGGCGACGTTCCTGGTCCTGGCCCGCAAGGCTCGCTCGATCCGCGCGGGGACGAGCCTGGGCGGATGGCTTCGCCGGGTGGCGCACCGGGTCGCGGTCGAGGTGAACCGAGACGCGATCCGGCGTCGGGTCCGCGAGGCGACGGCCGCGGCCTTGTCGTCCGCCGATCGCCACGGCCACGTCCCGGACGACTTCCGGCCGGCCCTCCACGAGGAGATCGGCCGCCTCCCTGAGAGGCTCCGCCGGCCCGTCGTCCTCTGCTATCTGGAGGGGATGACGCAGGAGGACGCCGCCGCCGAACTCCGTTGGAGCGGCGCGACGCTGCGACGGCGGCTGGCCGCGGCCCGGGAGCGGCTTCGCTCGCGGCTGGAACGCCGGGGGCTCTCGCCGTCGTCGTCGCCCCTCGCAGCGCCGCTCGCCGACCACGTCACGACGGTCGTACCGCAGGCCTTGGCGAGGGCCACCACCAGGGCCGCTTCCGCTCTCATCCTGGGAAGAACCGCCACCGCCCCCGTCGCGCTGATGCTCAGCCGGCGCGTGCTGAGGATCCTGCTCATGACGCAGCTCAAGGCCATCGCCAAGATCGTCCCGACGAGCGTCGCCGCCGCCTGCTTCGCCACGGGGCTCGTCGCGGCCCTGCACGGCGGGGCCGACGCCCCGGGGATCAAGCGGGCGCAAGCCGCCGCCCGAAACCTCACGGTCGCCGAGGTCCGGTCGAAGGCCGTCACACTCACCCAGTCTTTCGCCTGCCAGATTCATGCCAATCGGCACATCGGTTTCCGCTCCCTGGAGGATGGAGACCTCCGCGAGATTCGGGTCAAGGAGGGACAGAAGGTGAAGCAGGGCGAGCTGATGTTCAAGCTCGACCCGGCCCCCTTCCAGGCTCGCTTGGACACGGCGTCGGCCGACGTCAAGCTGGCGCAGGCGGAGTTGGACAAGGTCAAAAAGCTGTTCGAGAACAAGGCGGCCGCCGAGGCCGAGGTTCGGACTTCCGAGACGAAGCTGGCCGAGGCCGAAGCCAGGGAGAAGTCGGCGAAGGCCGACCTGGAATACACCGATTTGAAGGCGCCGTTCGAGGGCGTCATCGGGCGACTCGATCGCGAGAAGTTAGGCCCCGTTCGTGAGGGCGAGCCCCTCACAACCCTGACCGACAACACCGTGATGTGGGTCTATTTCAATCTGCCTGAAGAACTCTATCGCCAATACATGGCCGACCGGGATCGGAATCGACTGAAACCTTCCTTCGAGCTGATGCCGGCTGGCGAGAAGAAGTTTCCCCAGGCCGGCAAGCTCGGCGCGATCGAGCCCGAGGCCGCCAAGAAGACCGGGCCCATCGCGTTCCGCGTCGATTTCCCGAACCCGGACGGCACCCTGCATCACGGCCAGACCGGCACGATCCTTTACAGCCGGGTGGAGGACGACGCGATCGTCGTGCCCCGGCGAGCGACCCTCGAAGTCTCGGGCAAGCGGTATGTCTACGTCGTGGCCAAGGACGGCGTCGCGCATCGCCGCGAGATCACCGTCCGGGCCGAGGTGGACGACCTGTTCGTCATCAAGGATGGAGTCGCCGTGGGCGAAAGCATCGTCGTGGACGGGGTCAAACAGGTCCATGATGGAGAGAAGGTGAAGTGA
- a CDS encoding YdeI/OmpD-associated family protein produces the protein MDPIFFETPAAFRAWLAEHHATADFLWVGFHRKGSQRDGITWPESVDEALCFGWIDGVRKTIDAQSYMIRFTRRKSGSVWSNVNVSRVQALDELGRMRPEGLAAFQARKEARSGIYSHEQKDVDLPEPYQGLLRENAAAFGFLERQAPSYRKAALWWVAGAKKEETRRRRFDSLIEHSAWGEKLPHLLWKKASD, from the coding sequence ATGGACCCTATCTTCTTCGAGACCCCCGCCGCCTTCCGGGCATGGCTCGCGGAGCACCACGCCACGGCTGACTTCCTCTGGGTCGGCTTTCACAGGAAGGGCTCCCAAAGGGACGGCATCACCTGGCCCGAGTCCGTGGACGAGGCGTTGTGCTTCGGCTGGATCGACGGCGTCCGCAAGACCATCGACGCCCAGAGCTACATGATCCGTTTCACGCGACGGAAATCGGGCAGCGTCTGGAGCAACGTAAACGTGAGCCGGGTCCAGGCCCTGGATGAACTCGGGAGGATGCGGCCCGAAGGGCTCGCCGCATTCCAGGCCCGTAAGGAAGCCCGGTCGGGCATCTACTCTCACGAGCAGAAGGACGTCGACCTGCCCGAGCCCTACCAGGGGCTCCTGCGGGAGAATGCGGCGGCCTTCGGATTCCTCGAGCGCCAGGCGCCCTCGTACCGGAAGGCCGCCCTCTGGTGGGTGGCCGGCGCCAAGAAGGAAGAGACCAGGCGCAGGCGGTTCGACTCGCTGATCGAGCATTCAGCCTGGGGCGAAAAACTGCCGCACCTCCTGTGGAAGAAGGCCTCGGACTGA